Proteins encoded by one window of Micromonospora coxensis:
- a CDS encoding carbohydrate ABC transporter permease: MVASFITSLSNESLVYPGRTFAGWANYAAVLDSGFVDTIWTTLVFTTGATLVPFVVGLALALLLDMRVPGRNTLRGLMLLPWVIPGVVVSFLWSWIFNSNYGLLNELLGALGLPSDHSWTGDVSTAMLTVIIAKTWTTFPWVMVTLLAALKSVPVEMLEAAQIDGATRWQRIWRVKLPQVRGVMLVVAMLEIIYNFQHFDIIYVLTGGGPGKATSTLAIRIYDEAFRGFDLGRAAALGFCGLVLLAALFTVYRWLDRRVEGQNA; the protein is encoded by the coding sequence TTGGTTGCGTCCTTCATCACCAGCCTGTCCAACGAGAGCCTGGTCTACCCGGGACGGACCTTCGCCGGCTGGGCCAACTACGCCGCGGTGCTCGACAGCGGGTTCGTCGATACGATCTGGACCACCCTGGTCTTCACCACCGGCGCCACCCTCGTCCCGTTCGTGGTCGGGCTGGCCCTCGCCCTGCTGCTCGACATGCGTGTCCCCGGGCGGAACACGTTGCGCGGATTGATGCTGCTGCCCTGGGTCATCCCCGGGGTGGTCGTCTCATTCCTCTGGTCGTGGATCTTCAACAGCAACTACGGCCTGCTCAACGAACTTCTCGGCGCTCTCGGGCTGCCGTCGGACCACTCCTGGACCGGGGACGTCTCCACCGCGATGCTGACGGTGATCATCGCCAAGACCTGGACGACGTTCCCCTGGGTGATGGTCACCCTCCTCGCGGCACTCAAGAGCGTGCCGGTGGAGATGCTGGAGGCGGCCCAGATCGACGGCGCCACCCGCTGGCAGCGGATCTGGCGGGTCAAACTCCCGCAGGTACGGGGGGTCATGCTCGTCGTCGCGATGCTGGAGATCATCTACAACTTCCAGCACTTCGACATCATCTACGTCCTCACCGGCGGCGGCCCCGGCAAGGCGACCTCCACCCTCGCGATCCGCATCTACGACGAGGCGTTCCGCGGCTTCGACCTGGGTCGGGCCGCCGCGCTCGGGTTCTGCGGACTCGTCCTGCTCGCCGCCCTCTTCACCGTGTACCGGTGGCTCGACCGTCGCGTGGAAGGTCAGAACGCATGA
- a CDS encoding carbohydrate ABC transporter permease: MSTVLDTPRSAPPAGGAPDRPARRRRRVRDRVGDERPGVLGWALLVLLLGFGLFPIYWMAVTAFTPDADAIGGDFRLFPARPTLAHFAAFFTDATLVRYLVNSLVVAGVTALLGVAAATYMAYSFSKFRYRGRGSLMTMVFVSQLFPSSLLLIALYVMFQNLGLLYTYTALVLSFSTFTLPLCVFVLKGFFDAIPDDVIEAAKMDGAGEWTVIHRVVLPITGPGLVAAGLFAFIRGWNDFIFALTLGGPDTQTLPPGLVRTYITEAQANWPDLMAASLIVSAPVVVVFILLQRFLVTGLAAGAVKG, from the coding sequence ATGAGCACCGTCCTGGACACACCCCGATCCGCACCGCCGGCCGGCGGCGCACCCGACCGGCCCGCCCGCCGACGCCGCCGGGTCCGCGACCGGGTGGGTGACGAGCGTCCCGGCGTCCTCGGCTGGGCTCTGCTGGTGCTCCTGCTCGGCTTCGGACTGTTCCCGATCTACTGGATGGCCGTCACCGCCTTCACCCCGGACGCGGACGCGATCGGCGGCGACTTCCGGCTGTTCCCGGCCCGCCCGACCCTGGCGCACTTCGCCGCGTTCTTCACCGACGCGACCCTGGTCCGCTACCTGGTCAACTCCCTCGTCGTGGCCGGGGTGACCGCCCTGCTCGGGGTGGCCGCCGCGACCTACATGGCGTACTCGTTCAGCAAGTTCCGCTACCGGGGACGTGGCTCGCTGATGACGATGGTCTTCGTCTCGCAACTCTTCCCGTCGTCACTGTTGCTGATCGCGCTCTACGTGATGTTCCAGAACCTCGGGCTGCTCTACACCTACACCGCGCTGGTGCTGTCGTTCTCCACCTTCACGCTGCCGCTCTGCGTCTTCGTGCTGAAGGGCTTCTTCGACGCCATCCCCGACGACGTGATCGAGGCGGCCAAGATGGACGGCGCCGGCGAGTGGACCGTCATCCACCGGGTCGTCCTGCCGATAACCGGACCCGGTCTGGTCGCCGCCGGACTGTTCGCCTTCATCCGGGGCTGGAACGACTTCATCTTCGCCCTCACCCTCGGCGGGCCGGACACCCAGACCCTGCCCCCCGGACTGGTCCGCACCTACATCACCGAGGCGCAGGCGAACTGGCCCGACCTGATGGCCGCGTCGCTGATCGTCTCCGCGCCGGTGGTCGTCGTCTTCATCCTGCTCCAGCGATTCCTGGTCACCGGTCTGGCCGCCGGAGCGGTCAAGGGCTGA
- a CDS encoding extracellular solute-binding protein: protein MSAILSRRTLLRALGAGAGVAALSACASRGAAPAAGDKAAKEINFYNWSMSEEANKPAWEKLLAAYQSKQPDVKIAPVVYPWTGFLEPMLLAARNGQTFGALQMPIDQLTTFASLGVLEDLGDLAKKNDYTPATLLIAQANGQQVALPHYSGAIGMFVNQTWLDRIGVKDVPATVTEFESLLTELKKATGKAPYLGSTKDPALKDLIPWMWTFGSTVYADGRVQVNDEGGVRALEWYKGLLDKGLILRDISRTESRVIFGRGDAALYDDATLARQFLLAAPKGKEVAAVTRPVSRPVLTAGDKPQAMSHGHCVAVFKGKGAETGRQFAEYLTADPDSLKTFFEGTSLPPAATKALQSPWFTADTYQMDFAEKVTRTASADPFWVLPNFAQVEKVLTDAIGSVLAGREKAKPALDAAASAMQALIKK, encoded by the coding sequence ATGAGCGCCATCCTCAGCCGTCGTACCCTGCTGCGCGCCCTCGGCGCCGGCGCCGGTGTCGCCGCCCTGTCCGCCTGCGCCTCCCGCGGCGCCGCCCCGGCGGCCGGCGACAAGGCCGCCAAGGAGATCAACTTCTACAACTGGTCGATGTCCGAGGAGGCCAACAAGCCCGCCTGGGAGAAGCTGCTCGCCGCGTACCAGTCGAAGCAGCCGGACGTGAAGATCGCCCCGGTGGTCTACCCGTGGACCGGCTTCCTGGAGCCGATGCTGCTCGCGGCCCGCAACGGACAGACCTTCGGGGCCCTGCAGATGCCGATCGACCAGCTCACCACGTTCGCCTCACTCGGCGTCCTGGAGGACCTCGGCGACCTGGCGAAGAAGAACGACTACACCCCGGCCACCCTGCTGATCGCGCAGGCGAACGGCCAGCAGGTCGCCCTGCCGCACTACTCCGGCGCGATCGGCATGTTCGTCAACCAGACCTGGCTGGACCGCATCGGCGTCAAGGACGTACCGGCCACGGTCACCGAGTTCGAGAGCCTGCTCACCGAACTGAAGAAGGCCACCGGCAAGGCGCCCTACCTCGGCTCGACCAAGGACCCGGCGTTGAAGGACCTGATCCCGTGGATGTGGACCTTCGGCTCGACGGTGTACGCCGACGGCCGGGTCCAGGTCAACGACGAAGGTGGGGTCCGGGCCCTGGAGTGGTATAAGGGCCTGCTGGACAAGGGCCTCATCCTGCGCGACATCTCCCGTACCGAGTCACGGGTCATCTTCGGCCGGGGCGACGCCGCCCTCTACGACGACGCCACGCTGGCCCGGCAGTTCCTGCTGGCCGCACCGAAGGGCAAGGAGGTCGCGGCGGTCACCCGCCCGGTCTCCCGGCCGGTGCTGACCGCCGGGGACAAGCCGCAGGCGATGTCGCACGGGCACTGCGTCGCGGTGTTCAAGGGCAAGGGCGCGGAGACCGGCCGGCAGTTCGCCGAGTACCTCACCGCCGACCCGGACAGCCTGAAGACGTTCTTCGAGGGGACCAGCCTGCCGCCGGCCGCCACGAAGGCGCTCCAGTCGCCGTGGTTCACCGCGGACACGTACCAGATGGACTTCGCCGAAAAGGTGACCCGGACCGCCTCCGCCGACCCGTTCTGGGTCCTGCCGAACTTCGCCCAGGTCGAGAAGGTGCTCACCGACGCCATCGGGTCGGTGCTGGCCGGTCGGGAGAAGGCCAAGCCGGCGCTGGACGCGGCCGCCTCCGCGATGCAGGCCCTGATCAAGAAGTAA